Proteins encoded by one window of uncultured Celeribacter sp.:
- the fsa gene encoding fructose-6-phosphate aldolase, producing MKFFVDTADVDAIRELNDLGFVDGVTTNPSLIKKSGRDILEVTKEICEIVDGPVSAEVIALDYDAMVNEGRKLAKIADNVVIKLPLTLDGLKACKTLASEGHKINVTLCFSANQALLAAKAGATYISPFIGRLDDINLDGVDLIEDIRTIYDNYGYETEILAASIRTVNHITECAKIGADVITAPANVIKAMASHVLTDKGLAQFVKDAEEAGIKIV from the coding sequence ATGAAATTCTTTGTTGATACCGCCGATGTGGATGCCATCCGCGAGTTGAACGATCTTGGCTTTGTCGACGGTGTGACCACCAACCCGTCGCTGATCAAGAAATCCGGTCGTGACATTCTCGAAGTGACGAAAGAGATTTGCGAGATCGTCGATGGTCCGGTCTCCGCCGAAGTGATCGCGCTCGACTATGACGCGATGGTCAATGAGGGCCGCAAGCTGGCCAAGATTGCCGACAACGTCGTGATCAAACTGCCGCTGACGCTCGATGGCCTGAAGGCCTGTAAAACGCTGGCCTCTGAGGGTCACAAGATCAACGTGACACTGTGCTTTTCCGCCAATCAGGCGCTTTTGGCTGCGAAAGCCGGCGCAACCTACATTTCCCCCTTCATCGGGCGTCTGGACGACATCAACCTCGATGGCGTGGACCTGATCGAAGACATCCGCACGATCTACGACAATTACGGCTATGAGACGGAGATTCTCGCCGCCTCCATCCGCACCGTGAACCACATCACCGAATGTGCGAAAATCGGCGCTGACGTGATCACGGCTCCGGCCAATGTGATCAAGGCGATGGCCAGCCACGTTTTGACCGACAAGGGTCTCGCGCAATTCGTGAAAGACGCCGAAGAAGCTGGCATCAAGATCGTTTGA
- a CDS encoding tyrosine recombinase XerC, which produces MSLKITEGMRDTLARWLDHERALKSASENTITAYGRDVSGWLSFLAEHEGGGFGPAQIAKLRITDMRAWMAHERSRGVAPRSLARSLSAVKTFTRWLAERDGFDATAVLSTRSPKFQKKLPRPLSPDAAKEMLSTVELQHDEPWIAARNVAVVTLLYGCGLRISEALSLTGVDVPLGDVIRITGKGNKERIVPVLPAARRAVAEYTRLCPHDLTPEAPLFRGTRGGALNPRLIAKVTEAARMQLGLPSSVTPHAMRHSFATHLLNAGGDLRAIQELLGHASLSTTQAYTAVDNARLLQVYEAAHPRAKRG; this is translated from the coding sequence ATGAGCCTCAAGATCACAGAGGGGATGCGCGACACGCTGGCGCGCTGGCTCGACCACGAGCGCGCGCTGAAATCCGCCTCCGAGAACACGATCACCGCCTACGGGCGCGACGTGTCGGGGTGGCTCAGTTTTCTCGCCGAACATGAGGGCGGTGGTTTCGGCCCCGCCCAGATCGCCAAGCTGCGGATCACCGACATGCGCGCCTGGATGGCGCATGAACGAAGCCGGGGCGTGGCACCGCGTTCGCTGGCGCGGTCCTTGTCGGCGGTCAAAACATTCACCCGCTGGCTGGCCGAACGCGACGGGTTTGACGCCACCGCGGTGCTCTCCACACGGTCTCCGAAGTTTCAAAAGAAACTGCCCCGGCCTTTGTCGCCGGATGCCGCCAAAGAGATGCTCTCGACGGTCGAGTTGCAACATGACGAGCCCTGGATCGCGGCGCGCAATGTGGCGGTGGTGACGCTTTTATATGGCTGTGGCCTTCGGATTTCGGAGGCCCTGTCTCTGACCGGCGTCGATGTCCCTCTGGGCGACGTGATCCGCATCACCGGCAAGGGCAACAAGGAGCGCATCGTGCCGGTGCTTCCCGCCGCGCGCCGTGCGGTTGCCGAGTATACCCGGCTCTGCCCCCATGATCTGACGCCAGAGGCGCCGCTGTTTCGCGGCACCCGTGGCGGCGCGCTCAACCCGCGTTTGATTGCGAAAGTCACCGAAGCCGCCCGGATGCAGCTTGGCCTGCCCTCCTCCGTGACGCCGCACGCAATGCGCCATTCTTTTGCCACGCATCTGTTGAATGCGGGCGGTGATTTGCGGGCGATCCAAGAGCTTTTGGGCCACGCCTCTTTGTCAACAACCCAGGCCTACACCGCCGTCGACAACGCGCGATTGTTGCAGGTCTACGAGGCCGCCCATCCGCGCGCGAAACGGGGCTAA
- a CDS encoding glycosyltransferase family 2 protein, whose translation MSDHVENFDLFGLVVPNDPALISPRMERRLSRMNYAKGKISQLNKVLRPGSRLLELGTEIGVAAALAARMDEVEKVAAVEINPAYKDYIQALWARNGIENATLYIGMPVERAGVKKATFYQRDPLWDSSLDATEAEHDKSLTLENLPLPKLIEEVDPTVILCTLQGLELPLFDKADLSRVDHLIIEVTPSVYGQDALRDFVDLLAGKGFLPAPDTEDGKRMICFERVKLPGQVPEGAMMPRRRIRPASEQTPPRILVPTCMKNEGPFILEWLAWHRVVGVTDFLIFTNDCTDGTDQLLDRLDDMGLVHHLPNPALGQEATNFQPVMLRYLPYTREFREADYVISMDVDEFINIHTGEGRFADLLEATGDFDVLSMSEINHGSNDRLCYERGWLTEQFPGHQSPTPGAKKAHRGVKSITRMSPRVTAVRNHRPDLTENFGTVRWLDGSGRMRREFLEDEEANGYDCRGSYDLVTLDHFPLRSLESFLVKMHRGDVVVANKMASNRYWRTRNHHEFTTSDLSHLRAAAKAEYERLLQDKELAALHDAACDAHEARIAALEGEPEFETRKLWIFDEAWHGDVPEPYRSALEERRKAASAEPPKSSQEA comes from the coding sequence ATGAGCGATCACGTAGAAAATTTTGACCTGTTCGGCTTGGTCGTTCCAAATGATCCTGCGCTGATCTCTCCCAGAATGGAACGCCGCCTGTCCCGCATGAACTATGCCAAGGGGAAAATTTCCCAGCTGAACAAGGTGCTGCGCCCCGGCAGTCGGCTTTTGGAACTGGGCACGGAAATCGGTGTTGCCGCCGCTCTGGCCGCCCGCATGGACGAGGTCGAAAAAGTCGCCGCCGTCGAGATCAACCCTGCCTATAAAGACTATATTCAGGCACTTTGGGCCCGGAACGGCATTGAGAATGCCACGCTTTACATCGGCATGCCGGTGGAGCGCGCAGGCGTGAAGAAAGCGACGTTCTATCAACGCGATCCGCTTTGGGACAGCTCGCTCGACGCCACAGAGGCGGAGCATGACAAAAGCCTGACCCTCGAAAACCTGCCGTTGCCGAAGCTGATCGAAGAGGTCGACCCGACGGTGATTCTCTGCACGCTTCAGGGGCTCGAATTGCCTTTGTTCGACAAGGCCGATCTGAGCCGTGTGGATCATCTGATCATCGAGGTGACGCCCTCGGTCTACGGTCAGGACGCGCTGCGAGATTTTGTCGATCTGCTGGCCGGCAAAGGCTTTCTGCCCGCGCCCGACACCGAAGACGGCAAGCGGATGATCTGTTTCGAGCGTGTGAAACTGCCAGGTCAGGTGCCCGAAGGTGCCATGATGCCGCGCCGCCGTATCCGCCCAGCATCCGAGCAAACCCCGCCTCGCATTTTAGTCCCGACCTGCATGAAAAACGAAGGGCCTTTTATTCTCGAATGGCTGGCCTGGCACCGGGTCGTGGGCGTGACGGATTTCCTGATCTTCACCAATGATTGCACCGATGGCACGGATCAGCTTTTGGACCGGCTCGACGACATGGGGCTGGTGCATCACCTGCCCAACCCGGCGCTGGGTCAGGAGGCCACGAATTTTCAACCCGTGATGCTGCGTTACCTGCCCTACACCCGCGAATTCCGCGAGGCGGATTACGTGATTTCGATGGATGTGGACGAGTTCATCAACATTCACACAGGCGAGGGCCGCTTTGCCGATCTGCTTGAGGCGACAGGCGATTTTGATGTGCTCTCGATGTCGGAAATCAACCACGGCTCGAATGATCGCCTCTGCTATGAGCGCGGCTGGCTGACCGAACAATTCCCCGGCCACCAAAGCCCGACGCCGGGCGCGAAAAAGGCCCATCGCGGCGTCAAAAGCATCACACGGATGAGCCCGCGCGTCACGGCCGTGCGCAACCACCGCCCGGATCTGACGGAAAATTTCGGCACGGTACGCTGGCTCGATGGATCGGGCCGGATGCGGCGCGAATTTTTGGAGGATGAAGAGGCCAATGGCTACGATTGCCGCGGGTCATACGATCTGGTGACGCTCGACCATTTCCCGCTGCGCTCGTTGGAATCCTTTCTCGTGAAAATGCATCGCGGCGATGTGGTTGTGGCCAATAAGATGGCCTCGAACCGCTATTGGCGCACCCGCAACCATCACGAGTTCACCACCAGCGACCTGAGCCACCTGCGCGCCGCGGCCAAGGCCGAATATGAGCGTTTGTTGCAGGACAAAGAGCTCGCTGCGCTGCATGATGCCGCCTGTGACGCCCATGAGGCGCGGATTGCAGCACTCGAAGGCGAACCGGAATTTGAAACCCGAAAGCTCTGGATTTTCGATGAGGCGTGGCATGGCGACGTGCCCGAGCCCTATCGCAGTGCCCTTGAAGAGCGTCGCAAAGCCGCCTCCGCAGAACCCCCGAAGTCCTCGCAAGAGGCTTGA
- the ileS gene encoding isoleucine--tRNA ligase produces the protein MCSETTTPEYKDTLNLPKTEFPMRAGLPKREPGWLERWAQIDVYETLRAKGKADGRPSFVLHDGPPYANGHLHIGHALNKTIKDIITRSHQMMGFDARYVPGWDCHGLPIEWKIEEKYREKGKNKDEVPVVDFRQECRAFADEWVTIQREEFKRLGVYGKWDDPYLTMNFHAEAVIAEEFMKFLMNGTLYQGSKPVMWSPVEETALAEAEVEYHDKESPTIWVKFAVANEGADLQGAYVVIWTTTPWTIPSNKAVVFGADYNYGLYEVTGTPDECWLKVGEKYLLADKLAAQCFAKARLTEDQWTRVRDVPTSEFEGLSLLHPLAGAEGANGEWDDLRDFRAAPFVTDDEGTGFVHCAPSHGMEEFELYRDLGMLEQVITYNVMDDGSFREDLPFFGGKRILRDKPKKGDWEGDANAAVIAKLTEVSGLMARGKIKHSYPHSWRSKAPVIFRNTPQWFAAVDRKLDDGMDTYGDTIRSRALTSIDQLVKWTPQTGRNRLYSMIENRPDWVLSRQRAWGVPLTCFTKKGLLPTEDGFLLRNDEVNARISAAFEEKGADVWYEEGFKEKVLDGIVDPADYDQVFDVLDVWFDSGSTHAFVLRDREDGTPDGIADVYMEGTDQHRGWFHSSLLQACGTKGRAPYKNVVTHGFTLDEKGMKMSKSLGNTIVPEQIVKQYGADILRLWVAQTDYTADQRIGPEILKGVADSYRRLRNTMRYILGSLSDFTEADRLEVAEMPELERWVLHRIAELDTTVREGYETFDFSGVWQAVFNFATVDLSSFYFDVRKDALYCDGDTTRRRAALTVLDILFHRLTTWLAPILVFTMEEVWLERFPGDDSSVHLVDFPAATPGWLDGDLATKWAGIRKARRVVTAALEVQRRDKVIGASLEAAPTVHVEDEAVLAALKTVDFDDLCITSAITLTGDPAPSEAFRLEGEVEGIGVVFEKAEGEKCERCWKILPDVGSHSHAGVCGRCDEALG, from the coding sequence ATGTGTTCCGAGACGACCACACCCGAGTATAAAGACACGCTCAATCTGCCGAAAACCGAGTTCCCGATGCGCGCGGGCCTGCCGAAACGCGAGCCGGGCTGGCTTGAACGGTGGGCGCAGATTGACGTTTATGAAACGCTCCGCGCCAAGGGCAAGGCCGACGGCCGCCCGTCCTTCGTGCTGCACGATGGCCCTCCCTACGCCAACGGCCACCTGCACATCGGCCACGCGCTGAACAAGACGATCAAGGACATCATCACGCGCTCGCATCAGATGATGGGCTTTGACGCGCGCTATGTGCCGGGCTGGGATTGTCACGGTCTGCCGATCGAATGGAAGATCGAAGAGAAATACCGCGAAAAGGGCAAGAACAAGGACGAGGTGCCTGTGGTGGATTTCCGCCAGGAATGCCGCGCCTTTGCCGATGAATGGGTGACCATCCAGCGCGAGGAATTCAAACGTCTGGGCGTTTACGGCAAGTGGGACGACCCCTACCTGACGATGAATTTCCATGCCGAGGCGGTGATCGCCGAGGAGTTCATGAAGTTCCTGATGAACGGAACTTTGTACCAAGGCTCCAAACCCGTGATGTGGTCGCCGGTCGAAGAGACCGCGCTGGCCGAGGCCGAAGTCGAATATCACGACAAGGAAAGCCCGACGATCTGGGTCAAGTTCGCGGTGGCCAACGAAGGTGCCGACCTTCAGGGCGCTTATGTCGTGATCTGGACCACCACGCCCTGGACCATCCCGTCGAACAAGGCGGTGGTCTTTGGTGCCGACTATAACTACGGCCTCTACGAGGTGACGGGCACGCCGGATGAATGCTGGCTCAAGGTCGGGGAGAAATATCTCCTCGCCGATAAACTCGCCGCGCAGTGTTTCGCCAAGGCGCGCCTCACCGAGGATCAATGGACCCGCGTGCGCGATGTGCCGACCTCTGAGTTCGAAGGCCTGTCGCTGTTGCACCCGCTCGCAGGGGCCGAGGGCGCCAACGGCGAATGGGACGATCTGCGCGACTTCCGTGCGGCGCCCTTTGTCACCGACGACGAGGGCACAGGCTTTGTCCACTGCGCGCCCTCGCACGGGATGGAGGAATTCGAGCTCTACCGTGATCTCGGCATGCTCGAACAGGTCATCACCTATAACGTCATGGACGACGGCAGCTTCCGCGAAGATCTGCCCTTCTTCGGCGGCAAACGCATCCTGCGCGACAAGCCGAAGAAAGGCGATTGGGAAGGCGATGCCAACGCCGCCGTGATCGCCAAGCTCACCGAGGTGAGCGGTCTCATGGCGCGTGGCAAGATCAAGCACAGCTATCCGCATTCGTGGCGCTCGAAAGCCCCGGTGATCTTCCGCAACACGCCGCAATGGTTTGCCGCCGTGGACCGCAAACTGGACGATGGCATGGACACCTATGGCGACACGATCCGGTCGCGCGCGCTGACCTCCATCGACCAGCTGGTGAAATGGACGCCACAGACCGGGCGCAATCGTTTGTACTCGATGATCGAGAACCGCCCCGACTGGGTGCTCTCGCGTCAACGCGCCTGGGGTGTGCCGCTGACCTGTTTCACGAAAAAGGGTCTGTTGCCGACCGAGGACGGGTTCCTCTTGCGCAATGACGAGGTCAACGCCCGCATCTCCGCCGCGTTCGAAGAAAAAGGCGCGGATGTCTGGTACGAAGAGGGCTTCAAGGAGAAGGTGCTGGACGGCATCGTCGATCCGGCAGACTACGATCAGGTCTTCGACGTCTTGGACGTCTGGTTCGATAGTGGCTCGACTCACGCCTTCGTGCTGCGCGACCGCGAAGACGGGACGCCCGATGGCATCGCCGATGTCTATATGGAAGGCACCGACCAACACCGTGGCTGGTTCCACTCGTCTCTCTTGCAGGCCTGCGGCACCAAAGGCCGTGCGCCCTATAAAAACGTTGTGACGCACGGGTTTACGCTGGATGAGAAGGGCATGAAAATGTCCAAATCTCTGGGCAACACCATCGTGCCGGAGCAGATCGTCAAGCAATATGGCGCCGACATCCTGCGGCTTTGGGTGGCGCAGACGGATTACACCGCCGACCAACGGATCGGGCCGGAAATCCTCAAAGGCGTGGCCGACAGCTATCGTCGTCTGCGCAACACCATGCGTTATATCCTCGGCTCGCTCAGCGATTTCACCGAGGCGGATCGCCTCGAGGTCGCTGAAATGCCGGAGCTGGAGCGCTGGGTGCTGCACCGCATCGCAGAACTCGACACCACGGTGCGCGAGGGCTACGAGACCTTCGATTTCTCCGGCGTCTGGCAGGCGGTGTTCAACTTTGCCACCGTCGATCTGTCGTCCTTCTACTTCGACGTGCGTAAGGACGCGCTCTATTGCGATGGCGACACCACCCGCCGCCGCGCTGCGCTGACCGTGCTCGACATCCTGTTCCATCGCCTGACCACCTGGCTCGCGCCGATCCTCGTGTTCACCATGGAAGAGGTCTGGCTCGAACGCTTCCCGGGTGACGACAGTTCCGTGCACCTCGTGGACTTCCCGGCGGCCACGCCGGGTTGGCTCGATGGTGATCTCGCCACCAAATGGGCGGGTATCCGCAAGGCACGCCGCGTCGTGACCGCCGCCCTCGAAGTGCAGCGCCGCGACAAGGTGATCGGCGCCTCGTTGGAGGCTGCGCCGACCGTGCATGTCGAGGACGAGGCCGTGCTGGCCGCGCTCAAAACCGTCGATTTCGACGATCTCTGCATCACCTCCGCGATCACGCTCACGGGTGACCCGGCGCCGTCCGAAGCCTTCCGCCTCGAAGGCGAGGTGGAAGGCATCGGTGTGGTGTTCGAGAAAGCCGAGGGCGAGAAATGCGAACGTTGTTGGAAAATCCTGCCGGATGTCGGCAGCCACAGCCACGCGGGAGTCTGTGGACGTTGCGACGAAGCGCTGGGTTAA
- a CDS encoding DUF484 family protein, which yields MSTQLPRAISPMAEELREKIISDPDMVLDDQDVMRALIAANERSTGNNVVDLRGLAMERLEDRLDRLEDTHRGVIAAAYENLAGTNQIHRAVLQLLEPTEFTPFLKALSGEIAQTLRLDAVRLLLETKVEGDEPATRKLGDVLITAEPGFIESYITYGRNVPVRPVTLRQVAPETDVIYGDNTGFIHSEALMTLDFGPGRLPGLLVFGSEDPHMFRPTQGTDLLTFFSGVFEKMMRRWLG from the coding sequence ATGAGCACCCAACTCCCCCGGGCCATCTCGCCCATGGCTGAAGAGCTGCGCGAGAAAATCATTTCCGACCCAGATATGGTGTTGGACGACCAAGACGTGATGCGCGCGCTGATCGCCGCGAATGAACGCAGCACCGGCAACAATGTCGTCGATCTGCGCGGGCTGGCGATGGAGCGGCTCGAGGATCGGCTCGATCGCCTCGAGGACACCCATCGCGGTGTGATCGCCGCCGCTTATGAGAACCTTGCAGGCACCAATCAGATTCACCGCGCCGTGTTGCAGCTTTTGGAGCCCACGGAATTCACGCCGTTTCTCAAGGCCTTGTCGGGCGAGATCGCCCAGACCCTGCGCCTCGATGCCGTGCGGCTTTTGTTGGAGACCAAAGTCGAAGGCGATGAGCCCGCGACCCGCAAACTCGGCGATGTGTTGATCACTGCCGAACCCGGTTTCATCGAAAGCTACATCACCTACGGTCGCAACGTCCCCGTGCGCCCCGTCACCCTGCGTCAGGTCGCGCCAGAGACCGATGTGATCTATGGCGACAACACCGGGTTCATTCATTCCGAGGCTCTGATGACGCTCGATTTCGGCCCCGGTCGCCTGCCGGGCCTGTTGGTTTTCGGCTCCGAGGACCCGCATATGTTCCGCCCCACGCAGGGCACCGATCTCTTGACCTTCTTCTCCGGCGTTTTCGAGAAAATGATGCGCCGTTGGCTGGGATGA
- a CDS encoding N-acetyltransferase, translating to MLKTPDFMRDMKRGEEDAVADLLTAAFGQKDEANLVEALRKSRAIAGEMVLPMAGEVIGYAALSKMTAPKSWLCLAPVAIRPDLQSRGYGRRLVGMITQWAELSGQTLVVLGDPAFYSRCGFTPIAESFTSPYPLDHTLTAGPAKAKTKELIYPKAFG from the coding sequence GCTTAAAACGCCCGACTTTATGCGCGACATGAAACGCGGCGAGGAAGACGCCGTCGCCGACCTCCTGACCGCTGCGTTCGGCCAAAAGGACGAAGCAAATCTGGTCGAGGCCCTGCGCAAATCCCGCGCCATCGCGGGCGAGATGGTCCTGCCTATGGCGGGCGAGGTGATCGGCTACGCCGCTCTGTCGAAAATGACCGCCCCCAAAAGCTGGCTCTGCCTCGCCCCCGTCGCGATCCGCCCCGACCTGCAGTCGCGCGGCTACGGGCGTCGTCTCGTCGGCATGATCACCCAATGGGCGGAACTCTCGGGTCAAACCCTCGTCGTCTTGGGCGACCCGGCGTTCTATTCCCGCTGCGGCTTCACCCCAATCGCGGAGAGCTTCACCTCCCCCTACCCCTTGGACCACACGCTGACCGCAGGCCCGGCCAAGGCCAAAACCAAAGAGTTGATCTACCCGAAAGCCTTCGGCTGA
- a CDS encoding primosomal protein N', which translates to MRDAEFYPEGHLVAVLTCEPLDRTLDYKAPEGGVAMGAFVEVPLGPRKVLGCVWGEGLGGFDLSKARSISTVLDLAPMREEMRQFLEKVAAYTLTPMPAMLRLATRAPGLMNPPGMRKVYRRGAGRPPRETDARTKVLETLDEYGGLSFTLKELADTAGVTASVVKGMLPSGAVIEEDTPRDLPYRRLDANAPGKELTEAQEAAASALREDVASERYSTTLLKGVTGSGKTEVYLEAVAQCLKQGRQALVLLPEIALTSAFLTRFEERFGARPAEWHSGVTMTERRRVWKMVGEGGAQVVIGARSALYLPFQNLGLIVVDEEHDGSYKQEDGVHYNARDMAVLRASLCSATVVLASATPSLETWANVEAGKYKRLDLESRYGPAVMPDMHALDMRSEKLPSTRFISDTLVGAVKKRMERGEQSLLFLNRRGFAPVTICRACGYQIACDHCDARMVEHRFLKRLMCHQCGETKPMPEACPSCGVEGRLAPVGPGVERLAEEVAERFPEAKCAVLSSDLFASARALKEQILQIAEGDTDIIVGTQLVAKGHNFPNLTLVGVIDADLGLQGSDLRAAERTFQLMRQVAGRAGRSEKKGVALLQTYQPEHPVIRAILSGDEEGFWRAEAAERKMAGVPPYGRMAGIILSGPDLAVVTDVANHLSRIAGPLQRINAQLFGPAPAPIARVRGRHRIRFLVKAEKTAPIQAALAEWVGQVKLPNNVRLQIDIDPQSFW; encoded by the coding sequence ATGCGTGACGCCGAATTTTACCCCGAAGGCCATCTGGTTGCCGTTTTGACCTGTGAACCGCTCGATCGGACGCTGGATTACAAGGCGCCCGAGGGCGGTGTCGCGATGGGCGCTTTTGTCGAAGTGCCTCTGGGCCCGCGCAAGGTTCTGGGCTGTGTCTGGGGCGAGGGACTCGGCGGATTTGATCTCTCAAAGGCACGCTCGATCTCGACGGTGCTGGACCTCGCGCCGATGCGCGAAGAGATGCGGCAGTTTCTCGAAAAAGTCGCGGCCTATACGCTCACCCCCATGCCCGCCATGCTGCGCCTCGCGACCCGCGCGCCGGGGCTGATGAACCCGCCGGGGATGCGCAAGGTGTATCGCCGGGGCGCAGGCCGCCCGCCGCGCGAGACCGACGCACGCACAAAGGTATTGGAGACCTTGGACGAATATGGCGGGCTGTCGTTTACGCTCAAGGAACTCGCTGACACGGCGGGGGTCACGGCCTCTGTCGTCAAAGGGATGTTGCCCTCTGGCGCTGTGATCGAAGAGGACACGCCCCGCGATCTGCCTTATCGGCGTCTGGACGCCAATGCCCCCGGCAAAGAACTCACCGAAGCGCAGGAGGCCGCCGCAAGCGCACTGCGCGAAGATGTCGCCTCCGAGCGCTATTCCACCACGCTTTTGAAAGGCGTCACAGGGTCCGGCAAGACCGAGGTCTACCTCGAAGCGGTGGCGCAATGTCTCAAACAGGGGCGGCAGGCCTTGGTGCTTTTGCCCGAGATTGCGCTCACCTCCGCCTTCCTCACCCGGTTTGAGGAACGCTTTGGCGCACGCCCCGCCGAATGGCATTCGGGTGTGACCATGACCGAACGCCGCCGCGTCTGGAAAATGGTCGGAGAAGGCGGTGCGCAGGTGGTGATCGGTGCGCGCTCAGCGCTTTACCTGCCGTTTCAAAACCTCGGACTGATCGTGGTCGATGAGGAGCACGACGGTTCCTACAAGCAAGAGGACGGGGTGCATTACAACGCCCGTGACATGGCCGTGCTGCGTGCGTCTCTGTGTTCTGCGACGGTCGTTCTGGCCTCCGCCACGCCTTCGCTTGAGACCTGGGCCAATGTCGAGGCGGGCAAGTACAAACGCCTCGATCTGGAGAGCCGCTATGGACCCGCCGTGATGCCCGACATGCATGCGCTCGACATGCGGTCCGAGAAACTGCCCTCGACGCGGTTCATTTCCGACACTTTGGTGGGGGCGGTGAAAAAACGGATGGAACGCGGCGAGCAATCGCTTTTGTTCCTCAACCGTCGCGGCTTTGCCCCGGTCACCATCTGTCGCGCCTGCGGGTATCAGATTGCCTGCGATCATTGCGATGCGCGGATGGTCGAACACCGGTTTCTCAAACGCCTCATGTGCCACCAATGCGGTGAAACCAAACCGATGCCGGAGGCCTGCCCGTCCTGTGGCGTCGAGGGGCGGCTGGCCCCCGTTGGTCCCGGTGTCGAGCGGCTGGCCGAAGAGGTCGCCGAGCGGTTCCCGGAGGCGAAATGCGCGGTGCTGTCATCCGATCTCTTTGCTTCTGCACGCGCGTTGAAAGAGCAGATTCTACAGATCGCCGAGGGCGACACTGACATCATCGTTGGTACGCAACTGGTGGCGAAAGGGCATAACTTCCCGAACCTCACTCTGGTGGGTGTGATCGACGCCGATCTGGGCCTGCAAGGTTCGGACCTGCGCGCCGCCGAACGCACTTTTCAGCTCATGCGGCAAGTCGCAGGCCGCGCGGGCCGGTCCGAGAAAAAGGGCGTCGCGCTGTTGCAGACCTATCAGCCGGAGCATCCGGTCATTCGCGCGATCCTGTCGGGCGATGAGGAGGGCTTTTGGCGCGCCGAGGCCGCCGAACGCAAAATGGCGGGCGTGCCGCCCTATGGTCGTATGGCGGGGATCATTCTGTCGGGGCCGGATCTGGCGGTGGTCACGGATGTGGCCAACCACCTGTCGCGCATTGCGGGCCCGTTGCAGCGCATCAATGCCCAGCTTTTCGGACCTGCTCCGGCCCCCATTGCCCGTGTGCGCGGGCGGCATCGCATCCGATTTCTGGTCAAGGCCGAGAAAACCGCGCCAATTCAGGCCGCTTTGGCGGAGTGGGTGGGGCAGGTGAAGCTGCCCAACAACGTCCGGCTTCAGATCGACATTGATCCGCAGAGTTTTTGGTAA